One Clupea harengus chromosome 3, Ch_v2.0.2, whole genome shotgun sequence DNA window includes the following coding sequences:
- the pdf gene encoding peptide deformylase, mitochondrial, which yields MIRPLRGALWPCLVKICTSRPLQPYTHHSHWPSTTPSRAHSSSVKVRSYLQYMKRKLKSPSKPPYSHVCQVGDPVLRAQAATVGPEEVGSAEVQQVIRTLVQVMRRLECVGLSAPQIGVPLRILALEYTSQMLQDSSEASRRVRGLEVIPLSIFINPELRVLDGRTAVFQEACESISGFSASVPRYLSVEVSGLNEKGEPVSRQASGWSARILQHEMDHLTGVLYIDRMDSKTFVNINWQEHNE from the exons ATGATTCGACCACTGAGAGGGGCTCTTTGGCCCTGTCTAGTTAAGATCTGCACCTCCAGACCCCTACAACCCTACACTCACCACTCCCACTGGCCGTCCACCACCCCCTCCCGTGCCCACTCCAGCAGCGTCAAGGTCCGCTCCTACCTGCAGTACATGAAGCGCAAGCTAAAGTCACCCTCCAAGCCTCCCTATAGCCATGTGTGCCAGGTGGGGGACCCCGTGCTGCGTGCGCAGGCAGCTACCGTCGGCCCTGAGGAGGTGGGCAGCGCGGAGGTCCAGCAGGTGATCCGCACACTTGTGCAGGTGATGCGGCGTCTGGAGTGTGTGGGGCTGAGCGCACCACAAATTGGCGTACCCCTGCGCATCCTGGCACTGGAGTACACCAGCCAAATGCTGCAGGACAGCTCAGAAGCATCCCGACGGGTCCGGGGCCTGGAGGTCATCCCGTTAAGCATCTTCATCAACCCGGAGTTACGCGTGCTGGACGGGCGCACTGCTGTCTTCCAGGAGGCCTGTGAGAGCATCTCAGGCTTTTCTGCGTCTGTTCCGCGTTACCTCTCCGTGGAAGTGTCAG GTCTGAATGAGAAGGGTGAGCCAGTGTCGAGGCAAGCGAGTGGATGGTCTGCTCGCATCCTGCAGCATGAGATGGACCATTTAACCGGAGTCTTATACATAGATCGCATGGACAGTAAGACCTTCGTCAACATCAACTGGCAGGAGCACAATGAATAG
- the spata2l gene encoding spermatogenesis associated 2-like yields the protein MKVMCGYELAKVEDQFSLFRILSQQPNNFGRGGNTERMSPGIKETNGLSLPEAYKASLEQHIEKGGWSLVCRDEELCNHVEDILRGQSGHESYLTLSPDVLSVMEESLRCPATAKAGLKGLTRAFEVLELASLNLYLYPWRKEYRIIKTYSGMFTHHVKPALPMVQVKELFGLLGYHASVGASGEEELRLNMSPELPEELLRLACSFFTARCECQLLLSVLEPLRPLTQGSEWERRLVHERCRGHSLQVALQSVQRSLGASVRPSREVCCDSTEADEDLYTGQGNVGSSSSVAVGIPVQAQGSHRPLKQARSSPLLGTSGGASQTSRLCVSTLSYQISSPSSPGGGTRLEPSRLVEEQITENDYGAMITGNGSPGVSQKNLQMCSCLKFDSHSEYLCQQCNMLHCMSCAALDYCRELGHYVSMTSDALLQGEVESETKQIKPVSPKDKYSPPPFSTRLPPGFPERHSCLEARDKPHITCLTCRCAHDYLCEDGQRCIKANHSIEYQLEPSQSMPFHHCCTHSSPQFACLSCRVFHSATCLDGASCKQHTHNVRKLKGVCEFKECLIAPHILCRHCCAQFCRECWYKSPLTCLCGKPYDECSPV from the exons ATGAAAGTAATGTGTGGTTATGAGCTAGCTAAAGTTGAAGATCAGTTTTCACTGTTCCGAATTCTAAGCCAACAACCAAACAACTTTGGACGCGGAGGAAACACAGAAAG GATGAGCCCTGGCATCAAAGAGACTAATGGCCTAAGTCTTCCTGAAGCATACAAGGCCAGTTTGGAGCAGCACATTGAAAAGGGGGGCTGGAGCCTGGTCTGCCGAGATGAAGAGCTGTGCAATCACGTTGAGGACATCCTCAGAGGACAGAGCGGCCACGAGTCCTACCTCACCCTCAGCCCGGACGTCCTCTCTGTCATGGAGGAGTCCCTTCGCTGTCCGGCCACGGCCAAGGCTGGACTGAAGGGACTGACCAGGGCATTTGAGGTGCTGGAGCTGGCCTCTCTCAACCTCTATCTGTATCCTTGGAGGAAGGAGTACAGAATAATCAAG ACCTACTCGGGCATGTTCACGCACCACGTTAAGCCAGCATTGCCCATGGTGCAGGTGAAAGAGCTGTTTGGCCTGCTGGGCTACCATGCCTCCGTGGGGGCCAGTGGCGAGGAAGAACTGCGCCTGAACATGTCTCCTGAGCTGCCGGAAGAGCTCCTCCGTCTGGCCTGCAGTTTCTTCACTGCCCGCTGCGAGTGCCAGCTACTGCTCTCCGTGCTGGAGCCCCTGAGGCCCTTAACGCAGGGGTCGGAGTGGGAGCGGAGGCTGGTACACGAGAGGTGCAGGGGCCACAGCCTCCAGGTGGCACTGCAGAGTGTCCAGAGGAGCCTGGGGGCCTCCGTACGCCCCAGCAGGGAGGTCTGCTGCGACTCGACAGAGGCGGACGAGGACTTGTACACGGGACAGGGAAATGTTGGATCCAGTAGTTCTGTGGCTGTGGGGATACCAGTCCAAGCTCAAGGCTCTCACCGACCTCTCAAACAGGCTCGTAGCAGCCCACTGCTGGGCACCAGTGGGGGGGCCTCGCAGACgtcacgtctgtgtgtgtccacactgaGCTACCAgatctcctccccttcctcacCGGGTGGAGGGACCAGGCTCGAGCCATCCAGGCTAGTTGAGGAGCAGATTACAGAGAATGATTACGGGGCAATGATTACAGGGAATGGCTCGCCTGGTGTTTCTCAGAAGAACCTACAGATGTGTAGCTGTTTGAAGTTTGACAGCCACAGTGAGTACCTGTGTCAACAGTGCAATATGCTTCACTGCATGTCCTGCGCTGCGCTCGACTACTGCCGAGAATTAGGACACTATGTATCCATGACCAGCGATGCACTCCTGCAAGGGGAAGTTGAAAGTGAAACAAAACAGATCAAACCTGTGAGTCCCAAGGACAAGTACTCTCCACCGCCATTCAGCACAAGATTACCGCCTGGGTTTCCAGAGAGGCACTCCTGTCTGGAGGCCAGAGACAAACCGCACATTACCTGCCTCACCTGCCGGTGCGCCCATGACTACCTGTGTGAGGACGGGCAACGCTGTATTAAGGCAAACCACTCGATTGAGTACCAGCTGGAGCCCAGCCAGTCCATGCCCTTCCATCACTGCTGCACCCACTCCAGCCCCCAATTTGCCTGCCTGAGTTGCAGGGTTTTCCACTCAGCCACCTGCCTGGACGGAGCTTcctgtaaacaacacacacacaacgtgcgCAAgcttaagggtgtgtgtgagtttaaggAGTGCTTAATCGCTCCACACATTTTGTGCAGGCACTGCTGTGCCCAGTTCTGCAGAGAGTGCTGGTACAAGAGCCcgctgacctgtctgtgtggaaAGCCTTATGATGAATGTTCTCCTGTTTGA